In Rahnella aquatilis CIP 78.65 = ATCC 33071, one DNA window encodes the following:
- a CDS encoding helix-turn-helix domain-containing protein produces the protein MFSVPFPVITLFALLVLIVMALFPEKNRHRGTLRFLIACTVLLSVSTLRWEYESAMLRNIQSVLAILLPPLAWHSFISMTETSKQRRRVLLLLPPTIALLLRMVWPAATDFILFIIFTGYGCDLFRIAWLGERHFTLNRLAESTHTVKMAFFAGCFLCISALTDLAVAFDFSITGGKQAPGMIVIFQMTLLPLITAAIVSAGRTTVSGNDKREETSPESIVVPAGEFEGIYSKLEKQVRETKIYLNPDLTLSLLARKTGIPARHLSGAVNSVSQCNVSQWINGFRIEWAKELLLNTPLPVTDIMLESGFTTKSNFNREFLRVSGLSPTLFRQKMQCNQVQNSGMH, from the coding sequence ATGTTTTCTGTTCCCTTTCCTGTTATTACTTTGTTTGCGCTATTGGTTTTAATAGTGATGGCGCTATTTCCTGAAAAAAATCGCCACCGCGGTACACTGCGTTTTCTTATCGCCTGCACAGTCCTTCTTTCGGTAAGCACGCTGCGCTGGGAATACGAGTCAGCCATGCTCAGGAACATTCAATCCGTCCTGGCAATACTTCTGCCCCCTCTCGCATGGCACAGTTTCATCTCAATGACTGAAACCAGCAAGCAGCGTCGCCGGGTATTGCTGCTTTTACCCCCAACCATTGCCTTATTGCTCAGGATGGTTTGGCCGGCTGCGACTGATTTCATCCTATTTATCATTTTTACAGGATACGGATGTGACCTCTTTCGTATTGCATGGCTGGGGGAGCGTCACTTCACGCTGAACCGACTGGCGGAATCAACACATACGGTAAAGATGGCTTTTTTCGCAGGCTGCTTTCTGTGTATATCTGCACTGACAGATCTTGCGGTTGCATTTGACTTCAGCATCACCGGCGGAAAACAGGCTCCGGGTATGATTGTCATTTTCCAGATGACACTGCTTCCTCTCATCACCGCAGCTATTGTCAGTGCGGGAAGGACAACTGTATCAGGAAATGATAAGCGGGAAGAAACGTCCCCCGAGAGTATTGTGGTACCCGCGGGAGAGTTTGAGGGGATTTACAGTAAACTCGAGAAACAAGTTCGTGAAACAAAAATTTATCTCAATCCCGACCTGACACTGAGTCTTCTGGCCAGAAAAACAGGCATACCAGCACGACATCTTTCAGGTGCAGTCAATTCTGTCAGTCAGTGCAATGTCTCGCAGTGGATCAATGGCTTCAGGATTGAATGGGCAAAGGAACTGCTGTTAAACACCCCATTGCCTGTGACGGATATAATGTTGGAATCGGGATTCACCACTAAATCAAATTTTAATCGTGAATTTCTGCGAGTTTCAGGCCTGTCACCGACTTTGTTCCGACAGAAGATGCAGTGTAATCAAGTGCAGAATTCAGGAATGCACTGA
- the fhuF gene encoding siderophore-iron reductase FhuF, whose protein sequence is MMLKLFAPLTPAFLPLVRGVTLPDASMSNDRLLPATYLLQHEFIAQQLKGFARQHSWEQQDATAVASMWSKHYLSLFSGGWLFARILYDTLLPADLKDLLLLLDADGQVTAVVVPDEGKPVAPVRTVEDFSVLFQQHIDAHFVALSAVTGVKAPVLWSNIANGVEALRHLLSASGYLSPEKEQAIAALFTEKCWPDGARNLMYRSVFVRLSPDGEAVKLRKGCCLRYLLPEMGYCKNCCLPQAWQANYLPSTTDN, encoded by the coding sequence ATGATGCTGAAACTGTTTGCCCCACTCACCCCGGCATTTCTTCCTTTAGTAAGAGGCGTTACCCTGCCCGATGCCAGCATGAGCAACGATCGCTTACTTCCCGCCACATATCTGCTGCAACACGAATTTATCGCACAGCAGCTTAAAGGTTTTGCACGCCAGCATAGCTGGGAGCAGCAGGACGCCACTGCCGTTGCCTCCATGTGGAGTAAACATTACTTATCGCTATTTTCCGGCGGTTGGTTATTTGCACGCATACTATACGATACCCTGTTGCCTGCTGATCTAAAGGATCTGCTGTTATTGCTCGATGCTGACGGTCAGGTAACGGCGGTTGTCGTACCAGATGAGGGGAAACCCGTAGCGCCAGTAAGAACTGTCGAAGATTTCTCGGTTCTTTTTCAACAGCATATTGATGCACACTTCGTGGCACTCAGTGCTGTAACGGGCGTAAAAGCGCCGGTGCTATGGAGCAATATCGCCAACGGCGTTGAGGCGCTGCGTCATTTGCTCAGCGCGTCGGGTTATCTGTCGCCGGAAAAAGAGCAGGCCATCGCCGCGTTGTTTACAGAAAAATGCTGGCCAGATGGGGCACGTAATCTGATGTATCGATCGGTATTTGTACGGCTGTCACCGGATGGCGAGGCGGTGAAGCTGCGTAAAGGATGCTGCCTGCGCTATTTATTGCCAGAGATGGGCTACTGCAAAAATTGCTGCCTGCCACAAGCGTGGCAGGCAAACTATCTACCTTCTACCACTGATAACTGA
- a CDS encoding TonB-dependent siderophore receptor — protein sequence MTAVAPEDSTDYLQGYVATKNLSATKADTSIIRTPQSVSVVTADEMKARQTDTLADAFKYTPGFLAQPNGFSRAADDYTIRGFNVGSGTGGILKDGMKMQASVYDGGLEPYAFERIEMIKGAASVLYGQLSPGGLINAVTKRPSTIPWHELNVEYGSYDRKQISGDFSGPIDDEGKYSYRLTGLLRDSDTQTDYINDDKQYLAPAFTWRPNDSTSLTLLASYQKIKTKFATPLNYNMTTYSKTAGAKIARDQFVGEPDFDRFDTEMKSLGYLLTHQFSDSLKLSHALRYMNAEGDFDYMNANAIRGNTLTRYYSKRHEKSSGLTTDSNLTWTLDGGDWEHQILAGTDYYHKTYDSWRYIGLGSPLDLTNIQYGNNPAVTATDSGSRLTSDQFGIYLQDQITWNKKWVLLLSGRNDWSESRTTKHSNQAQTIQSDHKATGRIGAVYLADNGLAPYISYSQSFNPTSGTDRQGNSFRPTEGEQYEAGVRFQPPESKTIISMALYQLTQNNALTSDPVDSSYNVQTGEIRSRGLELEMKSEITSNLNFITSYAYTDARVTKDNNTLKNGSRVEGVPYNTASIWSDYRLASLGLPQVTVGAGARYIGTTKTSPSISSDKIPAYTLFDTKISYQPVNNLTVSLKVQNLTNEKYLYCNTVCRYGDERSVIGGVSYQW from the coding sequence GTGACTGCCGTTGCACCGGAAGACAGTACCGATTATCTGCAGGGTTATGTGGCCACTAAAAATCTCAGTGCCACCAAAGCGGATACTTCGATTATTCGTACACCGCAGTCGGTTTCTGTGGTCACTGCCGATGAAATGAAAGCCCGACAGACTGATACCCTGGCCGATGCTTTCAAATACACCCCCGGTTTTCTGGCACAACCGAACGGCTTTAGCCGCGCCGCAGACGACTATACGATCCGCGGTTTCAACGTGGGCTCCGGTACGGGTGGCATACTGAAAGATGGCATGAAGATGCAGGCCAGCGTGTATGACGGCGGTCTTGAACCTTATGCATTTGAACGTATTGAAATGATTAAAGGGGCCGCTTCTGTTTTATACGGACAATTATCGCCGGGCGGCTTAATCAACGCCGTGACTAAACGCCCTTCCACCATTCCCTGGCATGAACTGAATGTGGAATATGGCAGCTATGATCGCAAACAGATTTCGGGCGATTTCTCCGGTCCGATCGATGATGAAGGCAAATATTCTTACCGCTTAACGGGCCTGCTACGCGATAGTGACACGCAAACCGACTATATCAACGACGATAAGCAGTATCTGGCACCGGCATTTACCTGGCGGCCGAATGACAGCACGAGTCTGACACTCCTTGCCAGTTACCAGAAAATTAAGACCAAATTTGCCACCCCTCTGAATTATAACATGACGACATACAGTAAAACGGCAGGTGCAAAAATTGCACGTGATCAGTTTGTCGGCGAACCGGATTTTGACCGTTTTGATACCGAGATGAAGAGTCTGGGTTATCTCTTAACCCATCAGTTTTCTGACTCGCTGAAGCTCAGTCATGCGCTGCGTTATATGAATGCAGAAGGCGACTTTGACTATATGAATGCCAATGCTATCCGAGGTAATACCCTGACGCGCTATTACAGTAAGCGTCATGAGAAGTCCTCGGGATTAACCACTGATAGCAATCTGACCTGGACGCTCGATGGCGGCGACTGGGAACACCAGATATTGGCGGGAACCGATTATTACCATAAAACCTATGATTCCTGGCGTTACATCGGTTTAGGCTCCCCGCTGGATTTAACCAACATTCAGTATGGTAATAATCCTGCGGTGACCGCCACCGACAGTGGATCAAGGCTGACCAGCGATCAATTTGGTATTTACTTACAAGATCAGATTACCTGGAATAAAAAATGGGTACTGTTGCTGAGCGGTCGTAACGACTGGTCAGAAAGCCGCACGACGAAACATAGTAATCAAGCGCAAACCATTCAAAGCGATCATAAAGCCACGGGCCGTATAGGTGCTGTCTACCTGGCCGATAATGGTCTGGCACCGTATATCAGCTATAGCCAGTCATTCAATCCGACATCGGGTACCGACAGGCAAGGTAACAGCTTTCGTCCAACGGAAGGTGAGCAGTATGAGGCGGGCGTTCGCTTCCAGCCACCAGAAAGCAAAACCATTATCAGTATGGCGCTTTATCAGCTCACCCAAAACAATGCCCTGACTTCAGACCCTGTCGATAGCAGTTATAACGTGCAGACGGGTGAAATACGTTCCCGGGGCCTGGAACTGGAGATGAAGAGTGAGATAACGTCAAACCTCAATTTTATCACCTCCTACGCTTACACGGATGCGCGAGTGACGAAAGACAATAACACGTTGAAAAACGGCAGCCGGGTAGAAGGCGTGCCGTACAACACGGCCAGCATCTGGAGTGATTATCGTCTTGCCAGCCTGGGATTACCACAGGTGACGGTGGGGGCGGGCGCTCGCTACATCGGTACAACCAAAACCTCGCCGTCGATCAGCAGTGATAAGATCCCGGCGTATACGCTGTTTGATACCAAAATCAGCTACCAGCCGGTCAACAACCTGACCGTGTCCCTGAAGGTACAAAACCTGACTAACGAGAAATACCTCTATTGCAACACGGTTTGCCGCTACGGTGATGAACGCTCTGTTATTGGTGGGGTCAGTTATCAGTGGTAG
- a CDS encoding LysR family transcriptional regulator, translating into MKRNLNDLLYFITVARESSFTRAAAKLGVTQPALSQAISALEEEMQIRLLTRTTRSVSPTAAGERLLLNIGDRVDEILAELDMLTEMRDKPAGTVRITCGPHVLKTILLPKLSPLLKEYPDIRLEFDANHGFRNIVADRFDAGVRLGDTIDKDMIAMPISPKLQMAAVASPEYFATHTVPQTPHDLLQHNCINMRQTTSGGLYIWEFENDEGPVNVRVTGQLTFNTSAHMVDAALAGLGIAFLPEEEFESHIKEGRLIRVLEPWCHPFPGYYLYYPSRKQPSPAFSRVADALRYKA; encoded by the coding sequence ATGAAACGCAACCTAAACGATCTTCTTTATTTTATTACGGTTGCCCGTGAAAGCAGTTTCACCCGCGCCGCTGCAAAGCTGGGTGTCACCCAACCCGCACTGAGTCAGGCGATTTCTGCACTTGAAGAGGAGATGCAAATTCGCCTGCTGACACGCACGACCCGTAGCGTATCGCCGACCGCTGCCGGAGAGCGATTGCTACTGAACATAGGCGATCGGGTTGATGAAATACTCGCCGAGTTAGACATGCTGACTGAGATGCGTGATAAACCCGCAGGGACTGTTCGCATCACCTGCGGTCCCCATGTTCTGAAAACGATACTGTTGCCCAAATTATCTCCTCTGCTGAAAGAATATCCTGATATCAGACTGGAGTTTGATGCTAACCACGGTTTTCGCAACATCGTCGCCGACAGGTTTGATGCGGGTGTACGTCTGGGTGACACCATTGATAAAGACATGATAGCGATGCCGATTAGTCCGAAGTTGCAAATGGCTGCGGTTGCATCGCCTGAGTATTTCGCTACCCATACGGTGCCGCAGACGCCACACGATCTTCTCCAGCACAATTGCATTAATATGCGACAAACGACATCAGGGGGGCTTTACATTTGGGAGTTCGAGAATGACGAAGGCCCGGTAAACGTGCGGGTCACCGGGCAACTGACGTTCAATACTTCAGCACACATGGTGGACGCAGCGTTAGCCGGGCTTGGCATTGCTTTTCTACCGGAAGAAGAGTTTGAATCACATATTAAGGAGGGTCGCCTGATACGCGTGCTTGAACCATGGTGCCATCCATTTCCCGGATATTACCTGTATTATCCCAGCCGTAAACAACCCTCTCCCGCGTTTTCACGGGTCGCTGATGCCTTGCGTTACAAGGCATAA
- a CDS encoding alpha/beta hydrolase family protein, which yields MMCIRAFCLLSVFLYCIQVQASPGFRQITLSDSKFETLHVTVWYPASTEGRTVDIGSNPAFVGVTVNPDAPPLPGVHPLLVISHGYNGNWRNLSWIAAAMAAEGYIVAAPDHPGTTTFDQNPTEAKKLWRRPHDISRVIDFVIDSPALFGATDKGRIAALGHSLGGWTVMSLAGARFKPSLFIDDCHNHPKRGDCRLTEKLGINETLSQEKISANNRDARIRAVVSLDLGLAPGFTPQSLNAINIPVLILAAQADRLADLPAGQESGYLAAKMNPNRRQYEIIEGATHFSFMQLCKPGAENILNEESPGDDIVCQDGLHAKRSNIHQNLVSKISAFLNSALDYTASSVGTKSVTGLKLAEIHD from the coding sequence ATGATGTGCATACGCGCTTTTTGTTTATTGTCGGTGTTCCTTTACTGCATACAAGTGCAGGCATCTCCAGGCTTTCGTCAGATAACGCTATCAGACTCAAAGTTCGAAACTCTACATGTCACTGTGTGGTATCCGGCTTCTACTGAGGGAAGAACAGTTGATATAGGCAGTAATCCTGCTTTCGTCGGCGTTACGGTGAACCCCGATGCGCCACCATTACCCGGAGTACATCCTCTCCTGGTTATTTCACACGGATACAACGGAAACTGGCGGAATCTGTCCTGGATTGCAGCGGCCATGGCTGCAGAGGGATATATTGTTGCCGCCCCGGATCATCCAGGCACTACTACTTTTGATCAGAATCCGACAGAAGCTAAAAAGTTGTGGCGACGTCCGCACGATATTTCCCGGGTTATTGATTTCGTCATAGATTCTCCCGCACTTTTCGGGGCGACGGACAAGGGACGTATTGCTGCTTTAGGGCATTCTCTTGGCGGATGGACAGTCATGTCGCTCGCGGGTGCGCGATTTAAACCCTCCCTGTTTATCGACGATTGTCATAACCATCCCAAACGGGGCGACTGCCGGTTAACAGAAAAACTTGGCATCAATGAAACGCTTTCCCAGGAAAAAATATCCGCAAATAACAGGGATGCAAGGATCCGGGCCGTCGTCTCTCTTGATCTGGGATTAGCACCTGGTTTTACCCCTCAGAGTCTGAATGCTATTAATATTCCCGTCCTGATTTTAGCTGCACAGGCGGACCGACTGGCAGACTTACCCGCAGGACAGGAGTCCGGATACCTTGCTGCCAAAATGAATCCAAACAGGAGGCAATATGAGATCATTGAAGGCGCGACACATTTTAGTTTTATGCAGCTTTGTAAACCCGGCGCTGAAAATATCCTAAACGAAGAATCACCGGGCGACGATATTGTTTGCCAGGATGGCCTCCATGCCAAGAGATCAAATATTCATCAAAATCTGGTGAGTAAGATCAGTGCATTCCTGAATTCTGCACTTGATTACACTGCATCTTCTGTCGGAACAAAGTCGGTGACAGGCCTGAAACTCGCAGAAATTCACGATTAA
- a CDS encoding alpha/beta hydrolase — protein MKILTLLFGLLISSFAATGADMSNGADNFYKSDKVTQQKVTFKNQYQMKVVGNLFIPKGMKQNAQNPAIVIGHPMGAVKEQSSNLYAQKLAEQGFVTLAIDLSFWGESDGKPGHLISPEIYADDFSAAVDYLSTQPYVDPQRIGALGICGSGSFVISAAKIDPRMKAIATVSMYDMGSVFRNGLNHSVTPEQRKVLIKSAAEQRLAEFKGGDIAYIPGTVNKLDDSTSAIQREFFDFYRTSRGGYTPQGEKEELTTKPMLSSIGKFMNFYPFNDIETISPRPMLFITGDQAHSKEFSEDAYKRAGQPKELYIVPGAGHVDLYDRTDLIPFAKLASFFKTNLR, from the coding sequence ATGAAAATACTTACCCTGCTGTTTGGGCTGTTAATTAGCTCATTTGCTGCGACAGGAGCCGATATGTCTAACGGAGCAGATAACTTTTATAAAAGTGATAAAGTCACACAGCAAAAAGTGACCTTTAAAAACCAGTATCAAATGAAAGTCGTCGGTAATTTGTTTATACCGAAAGGGATGAAGCAAAACGCACAGAATCCCGCTATTGTCATTGGCCATCCGATGGGGGCCGTGAAAGAGCAAAGCTCAAATTTATATGCCCAGAAACTGGCAGAACAAGGGTTTGTGACACTGGCAATTGATCTTTCCTTCTGGGGTGAGAGTGACGGAAAACCCGGCCATCTGATTTCCCCTGAAATTTATGCAGATGATTTTAGCGCAGCAGTCGATTATCTCAGCACCCAGCCTTATGTTGATCCGCAGAGAATTGGCGCACTGGGTATTTGTGGTAGCGGTAGCTTCGTTATCAGTGCTGCTAAAATTGACCCGAGAATGAAGGCCATTGCCACGGTCAGTATGTATGACATGGGGTCTGTATTCCGTAATGGTCTTAATCATTCAGTGACACCTGAACAGCGTAAAGTATTGATTAAGTCCGCTGCAGAACAACGTTTAGCCGAGTTTAAAGGCGGGGATATCGCCTATATTCCCGGCACCGTGAACAAGCTTGATGATTCAACCTCTGCGATTCAGCGCGAATTCTTCGATTTCTATCGCACATCCCGGGGGGGTTATACGCCACAGGGCGAGAAAGAAGAGCTCACCACAAAACCGATGCTGAGCAGCATAGGGAAGTTTATGAACTTCTATCCGTTCAATGATATCGAGACGATTTCTCCGCGCCCGATGCTTTTTATCACCGGCGACCAGGCGCATTCGAAGGAATTTAGCGAAGATGCGTACAAACGTGCCGGACAGCCGAAGGAGTTGTACATCGTCCCGGGGGCGGGTCATGTCGATTTGTACGACCGTACCGATTTGATACCTTTCGCTAAGCTGGCGTCATTCTTTAAAACTAACCTCAGATAA
- a CDS encoding MFS transporter: protein MPPLSGNTTRQKERAYWSGVFAMTLCVFALVASEFMPVSLLTPISADLGVSEGSVGQGIAISGLFAVLTSLSISALAGAFNRKILLLSMTLLMAFSGAIIALASGYLIYMAGRALLGIAIGGFWSLSAATAIRLVPAHRVSRALAIFNGGNALATVIAAPLGSYLGSVIGWRGTFFCIVPVAGIAFVWQLFSLPAMTTDKADKGTANVFRLFANPLVTVGLAACGLFFMGQFALFTYLRPFLETVTQADITTLSLILLTLGVAGFIGTLVISTFLNSAFYLTLIFIPLLMAVIAGALIAFGNSVWIVAPLLSLWGLIATAAPTGWWTWIARTLPDNAEAGGGLMVAIVQLSIAMGSTLGGFAFDHHGYQSTFTISAILLVIAAALALLTSRKDIHQTH, encoded by the coding sequence ATGCCGCCATTGTCGGGTAATACAACACGTCAAAAAGAGCGCGCTTACTGGAGCGGGGTTTTCGCTATGACGTTATGTGTCTTTGCACTCGTCGCTTCGGAATTTATGCCTGTGAGCTTGCTGACACCTATTTCAGCAGATTTAGGTGTCAGTGAGGGAAGCGTGGGTCAGGGGATCGCAATTTCCGGGCTGTTTGCGGTACTGACCAGTCTTTCCATCTCTGCACTGGCCGGTGCATTCAACCGTAAGATATTGCTGCTGAGCATGACGCTGCTGATGGCCTTTTCCGGTGCAATTATCGCGCTGGCGTCCGGCTATCTGATTTACATGGCAGGCCGCGCCTTACTGGGTATCGCGATAGGAGGATTCTGGTCACTTTCTGCCGCTACGGCTATTCGGCTGGTCCCGGCGCATCGGGTTTCGCGGGCATTGGCTATTTTTAACGGCGGTAATGCGCTGGCAACGGTGATAGCCGCCCCGCTGGGAAGTTATCTGGGGTCTGTTATCGGCTGGAGAGGGACGTTCTTTTGCATCGTTCCGGTCGCGGGCATTGCCTTTGTATGGCAGCTGTTCAGCCTGCCCGCAATGACAACCGATAAAGCCGATAAGGGAACTGCCAATGTTTTTCGTCTTTTTGCTAACCCGCTTGTGACCGTTGGTCTTGCAGCCTGCGGATTGTTTTTTATGGGGCAGTTTGCCTTATTCACCTATTTGCGCCCGTTCCTTGAGACGGTAACGCAGGCAGATATCACCACGTTATCGCTCATTTTGCTGACCCTCGGTGTGGCTGGCTTTATCGGTACGCTGGTGATTAGCACGTTTTTGAATAGTGCCTTTTATCTGACACTTATCTTCATTCCCTTGCTGATGGCAGTCATCGCCGGAGCGCTGATCGCGTTTGGGAACAGTGTATGGATTGTTGCGCCGCTGCTGAGTTTATGGGGGTTAATCGCCACTGCGGCCCCCACCGGATGGTGGACATGGATTGCCAGAACACTCCCGGACAATGCGGAAGCTGGCGGAGGCCTTATGGTTGCCATCGTGCAACTGTCAATTGCAATGGGCTCTACCCTCGGGGGCTTTGCTTTTGACCATCATGGCTATCAAAGCACTTTCACCATCAGCGCTATTTTACTCGTCATCGCGGCTGCCCTGGCTTTATTAACGTCACGTAAAGATATTCACCAAACCCACTGA
- a CDS encoding TetR/AcrR family transcriptional regulator C-terminal ligand-binding domain-containing protein codes for MFERAALRGEAGYEGQRRAILETLIAPVWFRILITQESVDEEYLVANISRVLEQMF; via the coding sequence TTGTTTGAACGGGCAGCTTTGCGTGGCGAGGCTGGCTATGAGGGGCAGCGCAGAGCCATTCTTGAAACGCTTATTGCTCCTGTCTGGTTCAGAATTCTGATTACTCAGGAGTCTGTAGATGAGGAATATCTGGTGGCAAATATCAGCCGAGTTTTAGAGCAGATGTTTTGA
- a CDS encoding NADPH-dependent F420 reductase, translating into MKYAIIGFGQIGQALARAFARSGIEVSVATTRDPESFASDAAAIGPGIITQKLADVVQADVIFLAVRFESHPDVAKTLPDWKGKIIIDVTNAYGVHPEKLGGQPSSCVVAQAFAGGRLVKGFNHLGAGVLSQDPAVQGGRRVVFLASDDDDAADEISALAERLGFSPVKLGGLMAGGLLVQARGNSWGQLIFKDLVSFD; encoded by the coding sequence ATGAAATACGCCATTATCGGCTTCGGCCAGATTGGTCAGGCACTTGCCAGGGCATTTGCCCGCAGCGGTATCGAAGTCTCCGTGGCGACCACGCGGGACCCGGAAAGTTTTGCCTCTGATGCCGCCGCGATCGGGCCTGGGATCATTACGCAAAAACTGGCAGACGTGGTTCAGGCCGACGTCATCTTTTTGGCTGTGCGTTTTGAGTCTCACCCGGACGTTGCGAAGACGTTGCCGGACTGGAAGGGCAAGATCATTATCGATGTGACCAATGCCTACGGCGTCCATCCTGAGAAACTAGGAGGCCAGCCTTCTTCCTGCGTAGTGGCCCAGGCTTTTGCCGGAGGAAGACTGGTCAAAGGCTTTAATCATCTGGGCGCAGGCGTTCTCAGTCAGGATCCGGCGGTGCAGGGTGGCAGAAGAGTCGTGTTCCTGGCGAGCGACGATGATGATGCAGCAGATGAAATCAGTGCGCTTGCGGAGCGGCTCGGTTTCTCTCCGGTCAAGCTTGGCGGACTGATGGCGGGGGGACTGCTTGTGCAGGCACGCGGAAATAGCTGGGGACAACTGATCTTTAAAGACCTGGTCAGTTTTGACTGA
- a CDS encoding SDR family NAD(P)-dependent oxidoreductase, translating to MNRLTGKTAVITGGATGIGFAAARRFIEEGAFVFIFGRRQAVLDAAVAELGSHARAVKGSVSDEGDLDRLYAAVRAERGTLDIVFANAGAGSPLPLGQLTAEHIDEAFDTNVKGTIFTVQKALPLMGPGGSIILTGSSAGTTGAPAFSAYSASKAAVRNLARTWAEDLKGTGIRVNVLSPGATATELAKDALGEEGQKAFAAMTPLQRMAEPAEIGAVAAFLASQDSSFMTASEVAVDGGLAQL from the coding sequence ATGAACAGACTGACTGGAAAAACCGCCGTGATCACCGGCGGCGCGACCGGCATCGGCTTTGCCGCGGCCAGGCGCTTTATCGAGGAGGGCGCTTTCGTCTTCATCTTTGGCCGCCGGCAGGCAGTGCTTGACGCTGCCGTGGCGGAACTTGGCAGCCATGCCCGCGCAGTCAAAGGCTCGGTTTCTGATGAGGGCGATCTCGACCGGCTTTACGCAGCCGTGCGGGCCGAGCGTGGCACGCTCGACATCGTTTTCGCCAATGCCGGGGCGGGAAGCCCGCTTCCGCTCGGCCAGCTCACCGCCGAACATATTGACGAAGCCTTCGATACCAATGTGAAAGGGACGATCTTTACCGTCCAGAAGGCGCTGCCGCTGATGGGGCCCGGCGGGTCGATTATCCTGACCGGTTCGAGCGCGGGCACCACCGGCGCCCCGGCATTCAGTGCCTACAGTGCCAGCAAGGCGGCGGTGCGGAACCTCGCACGGACCTGGGCGGAAGACCTGAAGGGAACCGGTATCCGGGTAAACGTGCTCTCGCCCGGCGCAACCGCGACCGAACTTGCCAAAGACGCGCTGGGGGAGGAGGGCCAGAAGGCCTTCGCCGCGATGACACCGTTGCAGCGTATGGCTGAACCTGCGGAGATCGGTGCGGTGGCTGCCTTTCTCGCCTCGCAGGACAGCAGCTTCATGACGGCCAGCGAAGTTGCCGTTGACGGTGGCCTGGCGCAACTCTGA
- a CDS encoding darcynin family protein, which translates to MITVFVLLKTTREWLRLERSERNRIADTVLSTVLPDNKVTLRMFDAEAFTTKCTDVAMFEAEDMESFYFAIERLRDSELITKPYFEMVDIIPSLENGYKAFEKAS; encoded by the coding sequence ATGATTACCGTTTTTGTTTTACTTAAAACCACCCGGGAATGGCTTCGACTGGAAAGAAGCGAAAGAAACCGGATTGCGGATACGGTGTTATCAACCGTTCTGCCTGATAACAAGGTGACATTAAGGATGTTTGATGCCGAGGCATTTACCACAAAATGCACGGATGTCGCCATGTTCGAGGCAGAAGACATGGAGTCATTCTACTTTGCTATCGAACGTTTAAGAGACTCAGAGCTTATTACCAAACCCTATTTCGAAATGGTGGATATCATTCCCTCCCTCGAGAATGGATATAAAGCGTTTGAAAAAGCGTCCTGA